The Dehalogenimonas sp. 4OHTPN genome window below encodes:
- a CDS encoding tyrosine-type recombinase/integrase codes for MGKAYLEPGDVARLEDAAQYLRDRLLIRLLFHLGCRVSEALALRLKDIDIRRGTVTIEHLKSRVHLSCPGCGSRLGKGHRFCPGCGQGVEKAVAQEKEHHRYRTIPVDETTLSMLGEYIGRGGAVERNGEKHLFDLRRNRAWQIVKECAERARLPRLVNAESGKTHNVSPHRLRDAFAVNAVKADDSGDGLRLLQEHLGHRSIVTTMKYRKVSGEEQKEWYRKLWQGGEANGQICQS; via the coding sequence GTGGGCAAGGCTTACCTGGAACCAGGCGACGTGGCCAGGCTCGAAGACGCGGCGCAGTACCTCCGGGACCGCCTGCTCATCCGGCTCCTGTTTCACCTCGGCTGCCGGGTATCCGAAGCCCTCGCCCTTCGGCTCAAGGACATCGACATTAGACGCGGCACGGTGACCATCGAGCACCTGAAGTCTCGGGTTCATCTATCTTGCCCGGGCTGCGGCTCGCGCCTGGGTAAAGGCCACAGGTTTTGTCCGGGCTGCGGGCAAGGGGTCGAGAAGGCGGTCGCCCAGGAGAAAGAGCATCACCGTTACCGGACGATCCCGGTGGATGAAACGACCTTATCAATGCTCGGGGAGTACATCGGCCGCGGCGGCGCTGTAGAGAGGAACGGCGAAAAGCATCTGTTTGATCTCCGGCGCAACCGCGCCTGGCAGATCGTGAAAGAGTGCGCCGAGCGCGCCCGTCTTCCCCGACTGGTTAACGCCGAAAGTGGGAAGACCCACAACGTCTCTCCCCACCGGCTACGGGACGCCTTCGCCGTTAATGCGGTCAAGGCGGACGACTCCGGCGACGGGCTTCGGCTGCTGCAGGAGCACCTCGGCCACCGAAGCATCGTCACCACGATGAAGTACCGCAAGGTCTCGGGTGAAGAGCAGAAGGAATGGTATCGGAAACTCTGGCAAGGAGGAGAAGCAAATGGGCAGATATGCCAATCATGA
- a CDS encoding reductive dehalogenase, protein MKALGLIGGGIGYTTATSADLFQDLDEVMSSATASFKRPWWVKDRNFGDPTCEVDWGQIKRMDNRLCMHGETTWLNLVGKEGFQQWLSGANSNIREGIKTNKPGHTLKDVALLSAVGAALHGPTQFVQVPANMKLETAPPVYMWSAAPPPEFFDATQYRGSPEENSRMVRAAMRFMGASQVQFSELGENEKKLIFSRHVRIPKDIVFESVEKGYETSDKFVIPEKPLYIIAVTIQMSKELWRQGDSILRTCANGSRYYVWAGVQARAQGFLNGLGYQGLGYPIRHWGLMPAMADAILTGFAEIGRNNNICISPEYGTITGYFSLLTDLPLAPTPPIDAGIFRFCHTCRKCADACPTGAISHDSETSWEIPNSELIPNADPSWSVTGKKLFHTDVPKCFTKWGYPFCGICMGTCTFNTNDVASIHNIVRSTIGTTSLFNDFLWKADKAFGYGLTADEEKEQWWDHELPVYGYDTTIGSHHGGY, encoded by the coding sequence ATGAAGGCTTTAGGCTTGATCGGAGGGGGAATCGGATACACAACCGCTACATCCGCTGATCTATTCCAGGACTTAGACGAAGTCATGTCATCAGCGACTGCGAGTTTTAAGAGACCGTGGTGGGTTAAAGATAGAAACTTCGGTGATCCAACCTGTGAAGTGGATTGGGGACAAATAAAACGCATGGATAACAGATTGTGCATGCATGGAGAGACAACCTGGCTAAATCTAGTCGGGAAAGAGGGCTTTCAGCAATGGCTTAGCGGTGCAAACAGCAATATCCGCGAAGGGATCAAGACGAACAAACCGGGGCATACCTTGAAAGATGTTGCTCTTTTATCCGCTGTAGGTGCCGCTTTGCATGGCCCAACTCAATTTGTCCAAGTTCCAGCTAATATGAAGCTTGAGACGGCGCCACCGGTATATATGTGGTCGGCTGCGCCTCCGCCAGAGTTTTTCGATGCTACACAATATAGAGGCTCGCCGGAGGAAAACTCTAGAATGGTCCGGGCTGCCATGAGGTTTATGGGAGCTTCTCAAGTCCAATTCTCTGAACTGGGCGAAAACGAGAAAAAACTCATTTTCTCCCGACATGTTCGGATACCTAAGGATATTGTATTCGAGTCCGTTGAGAAGGGCTATGAAACAAGCGATAAATTCGTGATTCCAGAAAAACCTCTGTATATCATCGCGGTAACAATTCAAATGAGCAAGGAGCTTTGGCGACAAGGCGACAGTATCTTACGCACCTGCGCGAACGGAAGCCGATACTACGTTTGGGCAGGGGTCCAAGCGCGCGCTCAGGGGTTTTTAAACGGGCTAGGATATCAGGGACTGGGGTACCCGATTCGCCATTGGGGTTTAATGCCGGCTATGGCTGATGCCATACTAACCGGTTTCGCCGAGATAGGGAGAAACAACAACATTTGCATCAGCCCTGAATATGGAACAATTACGGGATATTTCAGTCTGTTAACCGATTTACCTCTAGCTCCAACCCCACCCATCGATGCCGGCATCTTCAGATTTTGTCATACTTGTCGAAAATGCGCGGACGCTTGCCCCACTGGCGCAATATCACATGACTCGGAGACATCCTGGGAAATCCCAAACTCGGAACTGATCCCGAATGCTGATCCGAGTTGGTCTGTTACGGGTAAAAAGCTGTTTCACACTGATGTCCCGAAGTGCTTCACAAAGTGGGGCTATCCATTCTGTGGTATATGTATGGGCACCTGCACCTTCAATACTAATGATGTCGCGTCTATTCATAACATTGTGAGATCAACGATTGGTACAACAAGTCTATTCAACGACTTCCTCTGGAAAGCAGACAAGGCTTTTGGCTACGGATTAACTGCGGACGAAGAAAAGGAGCAATGGTGGGACCATGAGTTGCCGGTATATGGCTATGATACTACGATAGGCTCACACCACGGCGGATATTAG
- a CDS encoding cell division protein FtsH, with amino-acid sequence MYPAQQFNTQQVRPQQYQYGTVGGYYPLQTTDMTGMFSAMMPMIMMVMMMAILMPMMKGITSKS; translated from the coding sequence ATGTATCCCGCCCAGCAGTTCAACACCCAGCAGGTCCGGCCGCAGCAGTACCAGTACGGCACCGTCGGCGGCTACTATCCACTTCAGACCACCGACATGACCGGCATGTTCTCGGCGATGATGCCGATGATCATGATGGTGATGATGATGGCCATCCTGATGCCGATGATGAAGGGCATCACTTCAAAGTCCTAG
- a CDS encoding S8 family serine peptidase, translating into MRYAIIPKGKSLTDIEVEAKKIGARNLKKAEVIGQVFCELDQAQAGKLAAVPGLVLKPLKEYGTSQMTAQAPSAESISDVFYFLRSYFAPPITGTGLTVAVIDSGVRKTHRSLQGKVVYEANFTESPTAADVFGHGTQVAFTIAGGMHALGENAGVSPGAVIMNIKVIGDEGIASDEAIVLGIDRVCDLAEQARTSGLLPTDDLYPNVINLSLGGEDDGDPDNPVRVACRMASVEYGLDVVAAAGNTGPKMTTVMLPACEPEVIAVGAVETFGELLVWERSSRGPTVQGETKPDFVIWGTNLEMASDKNDEDFLVKSGTSFAAPMLAGLTGLLWESGRRAYGEGWQYRWTAAREVAPYFSTKPQDAPLGKDNAYGFGLPAMGAMLGQVMSNASPNAQTTEMVQMMTAVMMMAGVMGAI; encoded by the coding sequence ATGCGCTACGCCATCATTCCAAAAGGTAAAAGCCTGACCGATATCGAGGTCGAAGCAAAAAAGATCGGCGCCCGGAACCTGAAAAAGGCGGAGGTCATCGGCCAGGTCTTCTGTGAACTGGACCAAGCCCAGGCCGGGAAATTGGCCGCGGTCCCGGGTCTGGTGCTTAAGCCCCTCAAGGAGTACGGCACCAGTCAGATGACCGCCCAGGCACCGTCGGCCGAGAGCATCTCGGATGTCTTCTATTTTCTGCGGAGCTATTTCGCTCCGCCGATCACCGGCACCGGCCTGACTGTGGCGGTGATCGATAGCGGCGTCCGTAAGACCCACCGGTCGCTTCAGGGCAAGGTGGTCTATGAGGCCAACTTCACCGAGTCGCCGACCGCTGCCGATGTCTTCGGCCATGGCACCCAGGTGGCCTTCACCATCGCCGGTGGAATGCACGCACTGGGTGAAAACGCCGGTGTCTCACCCGGCGCCGTCATCATGAACATCAAGGTCATCGGTGACGAGGGCATCGCCTCGGACGAAGCCATTGTTCTGGGCATCGACCGGGTGTGCGACCTGGCCGAGCAGGCAAGAACCTCCGGGCTTTTACCGACCGACGACCTCTATCCCAATGTGATAAACCTCTCCCTCGGCGGTGAGGATGACGGAGATCCCGACAACCCGGTCCGGGTTGCCTGCCGCATGGCAAGCGTCGAATACGGACTCGATGTCGTCGCCGCGGCCGGCAACACCGGCCCCAAGATGACAACAGTGATGCTTCCTGCCTGTGAACCGGAGGTCATCGCCGTAGGGGCGGTGGAAACGTTCGGCGAGCTTCTTGTCTGGGAGAGGTCCTCGCGCGGCCCGACCGTCCAGGGCGAGACCAAGCCGGATTTCGTCATCTGGGGCACCAACCTCGAGATGGCCTCCGATAAAAACGACGAGGACTTCCTGGTGAAGTCGGGAACGAGCTTTGCCGCGCCGATGCTTGCAGGCCTCACCGGTCTTCTCTGGGAAAGCGGCCGCAGGGCTTATGGCGAGGGTTGGCAGTACCGCTGGACGGCGGCCAGGGAGGTCGCGCCTTACTTTTCGACCAAGCCCCAAGATGCGCCACTGGGCAAGGACAATGCCTACGGCTTCGGACTGCCGGCCATGGGCGCCATGCTCGGCCAGGTGATGAGTAACGCTTCACCCAATGCCCAGACAACGGAAATGGTTCAAATGATGACGGCCGTGATGATGATGGCCGGCGTAATGGGAGCGATATAG
- a CDS encoding ATP-binding protein: protein MDEYLNDDEAKELVSDASLRERPDFHRALYNMSSEPMLVSRRVRPPSDISRRVIEVNEAFLRMTGLAKDEVIGKSVERVLGITSQTLVKYGIEIENKGEITIPTTLRTKTGHELSIEIHVSKFEFDTKNLHFAIIHDVEKHIETQKRIKHLLEKEHRAKKRLEKETASRSHFTRLLVHELKTQLTPMISASDALTVGLKDEPWITLALQLNQSCCDLNNRVEELIDLAKGEVGLLKLDPQFVDIADLMNSVIDFAQPHASKNKQRLKLTIDQSLLGKRIKLDKDRFKQIVINLVSNSMKYTPDNGAIVLKVGQDGGYLVARVIDSGCGISRARLDHMYEPYYQEDSSHLSKGLGIGLFLSNMIAKLHGGDIKISSIEKRGTVCRIRIPMEVG from the coding sequence ATGGACGAATACTTGAATGACGATGAAGCGAAGGAACTTGTCTCCGATGCAAGCCTGAGGGAACGGCCGGATTTTCATCGAGCTCTGTATAACATGAGTTCTGAGCCCATGCTCGTTTCAAGGCGCGTTCGACCGCCATCGGATATCTCTAGGCGAGTCATCGAAGTCAATGAAGCTTTTCTTAGAATGACAGGGTTAGCAAAAGATGAGGTCATTGGAAAAAGCGTCGAGAGGGTCCTGGGGATCACTTCACAGACACTGGTCAAATACGGAATTGAAATTGAGAACAAGGGCGAGATCACCATTCCAACTACCTTGAGAACAAAGACAGGTCACGAATTATCGATTGAGATACATGTGTCTAAATTCGAATTCGACACTAAGAATCTTCATTTCGCCATTATTCATGACGTTGAGAAGCATATCGAGACTCAAAAGCGAATAAAGCACCTTTTGGAAAAAGAACATCGAGCAAAAAAGCGGTTAGAAAAAGAAACGGCCTCGCGGTCTCACTTCACTAGACTCCTCGTACACGAATTAAAAACACAATTAACACCGATGATCTCGGCAAGCGACGCTCTAACCGTTGGTTTGAAAGATGAGCCATGGATAACCCTAGCCCTCCAATTGAATCAAAGTTGCTGCGATTTGAATAATAGAGTCGAAGAACTAATTGATCTTGCAAAAGGTGAGGTAGGTTTACTTAAACTGGATCCACAATTCGTAGATATAGCTGACTTGATGAACAGTGTGATCGATTTTGCCCAACCTCATGCTTCTAAGAATAAACAACGGTTGAAGTTGACGATTGATCAATCATTGCTTGGAAAGAGGATTAAGCTCGATAAAGACCGATTCAAACAAATTGTTATTAACCTAGTTTCCAACTCAATGAAATACACACCGGATAACGGTGCAATAGTATTAAAGGTCGGCCAAGACGGCGGTTATCTCGTCGCCAGAGTAATTGATTCCGGTTGTGGTATTAGCCGAGCACGTTTGGATCATATGTATGAACCTTATTATCAGGAAGATAGCTCCCACTTATCCAAAGGCTTGGGTATAGGTCTTTTTCTGTCGAACATGATCGCAAAACTCCATGGAGGAGATATTAAAATATCCAGCATTGAAAAGCGTGGCACGGTTTGTCGCATTCGAATCCCGATGGAAGTTGGTTGA
- a CDS encoding site-specific integrase — protein MTTKSYLEPQDIGCLISAANNLRDRLLATMLFHLSCRISEALGITVDDIDLNNRTVTIKHLKSRIKLKCPTRWVYFGGCCFFRASRFLEDILAKTEFYILHNNVSPRLLEASGILTLNIFLGNLP, from the coding sequence TTGACCACAAAAAGCTATCTCGAACCGCAAGATATTGGCTGCTTGATTAGCGCCGCCAACAATTTACGCGACAGGCTGCTGGCCACCATGTTATTCCATCTTAGCTGCCGGATTTCAGAAGCGTTGGGAATAACGGTCGATGATATTGACCTCAACAACCGGACCGTCACCATCAAGCACTTGAAATCCCGCATCAAGCTGAAATGTCCGACTCGATGGGTGTATTTCGGGGGATGTTGTTTTTTCAGAGCGAGCAGGTTTCTGGAGGATATATTGGCAAAGACGGAATTTTATATCCTGCATAATAACGTATCCCCGAGGCTTCTTGAAGCCTCGGGGATTCTGACCTTGAATATTTTCCTTGGTAACTTGCCCTAA
- a CDS encoding C2H2-type zinc finger protein — translation MYTCKICNRKFKSIKALGGHTSGAHPVNKDEQPMSEDQTAEQVEVKVDEESIAAEIREYLGQGYSFEQLTKDLHFKERTVRQELAKMIPAADAQSSALPATYKQSEVISPEAVLRRYMGDSYEEECELRGMMKLRSSMLLVMELAQIQKTQAEAEAKRFEPLLRMLNASREELDAAAARARGASSEMAREAAQEAVGGVLGYIEEKLPKGPPPKTVDEAYAKRIDKVMDMVWGMMEQQMFPGRGGGGVPEGWETEQQKGGT, via the coding sequence GTGTACACATGCAAGATCTGCAACAGAAAATTCAAATCGATTAAGGCCCTCGGCGGTCATACGTCGGGCGCCCACCCGGTGAATAAGGATGAACAGCCCATGAGCGAAGACCAGACCGCCGAACAGGTGGAAGTAAAGGTCGATGAAGAAAGCATCGCCGCCGAGATCCGGGAGTACCTGGGCCAGGGTTACAGCTTCGAGCAACTCACCAAAGACCTTCATTTCAAAGAAAGAACGGTTCGGCAGGAACTGGCCAAGATGATCCCGGCGGCCGACGCCCAATCAAGTGCCCTGCCGGCGACGTACAAACAGAGCGAGGTCATCTCCCCGGAGGCGGTCCTGCGTCGTTACATGGGCGACAGCTACGAAGAGGAGTGCGAACTCCGGGGCATGATGAAGCTCCGGTCGTCGATGCTGCTTGTGATGGAGCTCGCCCAGATCCAAAAGACGCAGGCCGAAGCCGAGGCCAAACGTTTCGAGCCGCTTCTTCGGATGCTGAACGCCTCTCGCGAAGAGCTCGATGCCGCCGCGGCCAGGGCCCGGGGCGCCAGTTCGGAAATGGCCAGGGAAGCAGCCCAAGAGGCGGTTGGCGGTGTTTTGGGCTACATCGAGGAGAAATTGCCCAAAGGACCGCCGCCGAAGACGGTCGATGAGGCTTACGCTAAAAGGATCGACAAGGTGATGGACATGGTGTGGGGCATGATGGAGCAGCAGATGTTCCCGGGCCGGGGCGGTGGCGGCGTGCCGGAAGGCTGGGAAACCGAACAACAGAAAGGAGGCACGTAA
- a CDS encoding cytosine permease yields the protein MTSYPTEYNNYQPMFWQAAFSAVIGVAMMIALGAWALSTVRKALKGEDVEFPL from the coding sequence GTGACCAGCTATCCCACAGAGTACAACAACTATCAACCGATGTTCTGGCAGGCGGCGTTTTCGGCCGTCATAGGTGTCGCCATGATGATCGCCCTGGGCGCCTGGGCTCTGTCCACGGTGAGAAAAGCCCTGAAGGGCGAGGACGTGGAGTTTCCGCTGTGA
- a CDS encoding ArdC-like ssDNA-binding domain-containing protein, with protein MSGQVKITIKDREWIAAVAATPWELTQGLGGLPGLAVGTGMLFDLGTSRAIEVTTAPMLFPLDIAFLSGDFTIKEIYRDVSPGYLVSSTSPVRYFIELNAGELAGNEVGDEASVSWLPLQESPPATPDWPSTVALLGGSLAAGVFLIGLSRHFTDSVIGSSGSVLQSAAGSLPTKCEIVTPRSYDLMSWVGAPVPDYSFSIEPEAKERRIDEVLKKLKDGVDTIQSSSHFRNFLLTMSKFHDYSIGNLILIASQNPSATRVAGFNTWKDLGRWVKKGEKGIAILAPCLPPKSSLKAEPVDELECKKDDEEEEKQEFMRPIYFKVVYVFDLSQTEGKPLPEFEVPVLTGEANEGLFDGIVHLVIGEGVTVGFNTRPYEDPAIKGFFSGKEIWVRPEESRAQQLKTLIHEVAHYYSEGVFHIPRRDAETIAESVAFAVGAHFGFDTGTRSFPYVAIWAQDKKVLERNLASIRQVTTRIIEGLESLAKKPAGVA; from the coding sequence GTGAGCGGTCAGGTAAAGATAACCATCAAGGACAGGGAGTGGATCGCCGCCGTGGCGGCCACCCCCTGGGAATTGACCCAGGGACTGGGCGGGCTACCCGGGCTAGCGGTTGGGACCGGAATGCTCTTTGACCTGGGGACTTCCCGGGCTATCGAGGTGACGACGGCGCCGATGCTTTTCCCGCTGGACATCGCCTTTCTCTCCGGGGACTTCACCATAAAAGAGATCTATCGTGACGTCTCGCCTGGCTACCTGGTTAGTTCGACTTCGCCAGTCCGTTACTTTATTGAGTTGAATGCCGGCGAGCTGGCGGGAAACGAGGTTGGCGACGAGGCCTCGGTAAGCTGGCTTCCGCTCCAGGAATCACCGCCGGCAACTCCGGATTGGCCAAGCACGGTTGCTTTGCTTGGCGGGTCTCTGGCGGCCGGGGTATTTCTGATCGGCTTGTCCCGCCATTTCACCGATTCAGTTATCGGCTCATCCGGTTCCGTCCTGCAATCTGCGGCCGGGAGCCTGCCGACCAAGTGCGAGATCGTCACCCCTCGAAGCTACGACCTGATGAGCTGGGTCGGTGCTCCGGTGCCGGATTACAGCTTTTCCATTGAACCCGAGGCCAAAGAACGCCGCATTGATGAGGTCTTGAAAAAGCTCAAGGATGGCGTCGATACCATCCAGTCCAGTAGTCATTTCCGGAACTTCCTGCTCACCATGTCGAAATTCCACGACTATTCTATCGGCAATCTCATTCTCATTGCGTCCCAGAATCCGAGCGCCACCCGGGTGGCCGGATTCAACACCTGGAAGGACCTCGGCCGGTGGGTCAAGAAGGGCGAGAAGGGCATTGCCATCTTGGCGCCGTGCCTGCCACCAAAGTCATCTTTGAAAGCCGAACCGGTTGATGAACTCGAGTGTAAGAAAGACGACGAGGAAGAGGAGAAACAGGAATTTATGCGGCCGATCTACTTCAAGGTCGTCTATGTCTTCGATCTCAGTCAGACCGAGGGCAAACCGCTGCCCGAATTCGAGGTGCCTGTGCTTACCGGCGAAGCCAACGAGGGGCTTTTCGATGGCATCGTTCATCTTGTAATTGGTGAGGGCGTAACCGTTGGTTTCAACACACGACCGTACGAGGATCCGGCCATAAAGGGTTTCTTCTCCGGCAAGGAAATCTGGGTCAGGCCCGAGGAATCGCGAGCCCAGCAGCTGAAGACGCTGATCCACGAGGTAGCCCACTACTATTCGGAGGGAGTCTTCCACATCCCGAGGCGCGACGCCGAAACTATCGCTGAGAGCGTCGCCTTTGCCGTCGGTGCTCACTTCGGCTTCGATACCGGAACCAGATCTTTCCCCTACGTCGCCATCTGGGCACAGGATAAGAAGGTCCTTGAGCGAAATCTGGCCTCGATCCGCCAGGTGACCACCAGAATCATCGAAGGCCTCGAATCCCTTGCGAAAAAGCCGGCAGGGGTGGCTTAG
- a CDS encoding response regulator transcription factor produces MKILIIEDDQKIIDNISVIIKIGCSGVTIESSQRGDRGLQLIEKEYPDLVILDLRLPDMSGFDVLKELRKFSRVPVLVVSVMVEEKDIVQALELGANDYITKPFRQMELVARVRNLIRRQPIPEEIINIQCKKLRFGTSIRQLFLEDKEIGLTKTEGRILQRLIQEKGRVVTYQEIAYVLWGDSLPTALPSIKVYIRHLRKKIERNPSRPELIQNVPQMGYILVSE; encoded by the coding sequence GTGAAGATACTAATTATCGAAGACGATCAGAAAATAATCGATAATATCTCGGTGATTATCAAGATCGGCTGCTCCGGGGTGACTATTGAATCCTCACAAAGGGGCGACCGGGGTCTTCAACTTATCGAGAAAGAGTATCCTGACCTTGTGATCTTAGATTTACGATTACCAGACATGAGTGGATTTGACGTATTGAAAGAATTGCGGAAGTTCAGCAGGGTCCCTGTCTTAGTTGTCAGCGTGATGGTCGAGGAAAAAGACATTGTTCAAGCCCTTGAACTCGGGGCGAATGACTATATAACTAAACCCTTCAGACAGATGGAATTAGTCGCGAGAGTAAGGAATCTAATTAGAAGACAACCTATACCTGAAGAAATAATCAACATACAGTGTAAAAAGCTTAGGTTCGGCACTTCGATAAGGCAGTTGTTTCTAGAAGACAAGGAAATCGGTCTCACCAAAACTGAAGGGCGCATTCTACAACGTTTGATACAAGAAAAAGGTCGGGTAGTGACTTATCAGGAGATCGCGTATGTACTCTGGGGTGATTCACTGCCAACCGCTTTACCGAGTATAAAGGTATACATACGTCACTTAAGGAAGAAAATAGAAAGGAACCCTAGCAGACCGGAGTTAATTCAGAATGTGCCTCAAATGGGTTATATTCTAGTGAGCGAATGA
- a CDS encoding cell division protein FtsH produces the protein MYNAQQVSGPFAPGQAGPMQVAGPSAYYPSQTTDPFSGMFSAMMPMIMMVMMMAIIMPMMKGVTSKD, from the coding sequence ATGTACAACGCACAGCAAGTGAGCGGGCCGTTCGCGCCAGGCCAGGCGGGTCCGATGCAGGTGGCCGGACCTTCGGCCTACTACCCGTCCCAGACCACCGATCCCTTCTCGGGGATGTTTTCCGCCATGATGCCCATGATCATGATGGTGATGATGATGGCTATCATCATGCCCATGATGAAGGGCGTCACGTCCAAGGACTGA